The following coding sequences lie in one Streptomyces sp. ALI-76-A genomic window:
- a CDS encoding DUF5999 family protein, whose protein sequence is MGTTTTAQLDTTTTDTGITRLPDSLCTHTPHCPTADSADREAAQIVASHPEQGWSLLCNGVL, encoded by the coding sequence ATGGGCACGACGACGACCGCCCAGCTCGACACCACGACGACCGACACCGGCATCACTCGACTGCCGGATTCGCTGTGCACGCACACGCCGCACTGCCCGACCGCCGACAGTGCCGACCGCGAGGCCGCGCAGATTGTGGCCAGCCACCCGGAGCAAGGCTGGAGCCTGCTGTGCAACGGCGTTTTG
- a CDS encoding WhiB family transcriptional regulator translates to MKRVSVAVVRNHAYAPVSTDAPDRPRPACADEDPELFFPIGTTYPAKWQTEDAKAVCRRCPLIESCFQVALERNELGVWGGTDEADRRRIKRRAARRRTAA, encoded by the coding sequence ATGAAGCGAGTGTCCGTCGCCGTCGTACGCAACCACGCCTACGCGCCCGTCTCCACCGACGCACCGGACCGTCCCCGCCCGGCCTGTGCCGATGAGGACCCCGAACTGTTCTTCCCGATCGGTACCACCTACCCGGCTAAGTGGCAGACCGAGGATGCCAAAGCCGTGTGCCGTCGCTGCCCCCTGATCGAGAGCTGCTTCCAAGTTGCTCTGGAGCGCAACGAGCTGGGCGTGTGGGGCGGTACCGACGAGGCCGACCGCCGTCGCATCAAGCGCCGGGCCGCACGTCGGCGCACAGCTGCCTGA
- a CDS encoding ATP-binding protein — MDDMLRRARMNDQRRSQRPALPACVPGLYVQHRAGGFVVHITASEVAFSTVRGLTVSVPMAYGAGQATADTAEWLVSELLGNAVRACGDHVPLVVEVYVTGRGVQVNVHDPAADLLPRRSAVAMDSETAESGRGLGLLDLLAPGWDVVPSLVGKQIRCHIDAK; from the coding sequence ATGGACGACATGCTGCGCCGGGCCCGTATGAACGACCAGCGCCGGTCCCAGCGGCCGGCGCTTCCGGCCTGCGTCCCCGGCCTGTACGTCCAGCACCGCGCTGGCGGGTTCGTCGTCCACATCACGGCTTCCGAGGTCGCCTTCAGCACGGTGCGCGGTCTGACCGTGTCGGTGCCGATGGCGTACGGGGCCGGCCAGGCGACCGCCGACACCGCTGAGTGGCTCGTCTCGGAGCTGCTCGGCAACGCGGTGCGGGCCTGCGGTGATCACGTGCCCTTGGTCGTGGAGGTGTACGTCACCGGGCGCGGCGTCCAGGTGAACGTGCACGACCCCGCCGCCGATCTGCTGCCGCGCCGCAGCGCGGTGGCGATGGACAGCGAGACCGCGGAGTCCGGGCGCGGCCTGGGGCTGCTGGACCTGCTGGCGCCCGGATGGGACGTCGTGCCCTCGCTGGTCGGCAAGCAGATTCGCTGCCACATCGACGCCAAGTAG
- a CDS encoding GntR family transcriptional regulator, producing MATKQKEPGKVERIASEIRDKIERGALAPGSRLPGVPQLQKEHGIAYQTARDIYGLLEDEGLVFSRRGKGTFVSLVIGKIISDRTTRYLAVLREAGGAAGAYEAEMRARGLDPKNTVVIDRDVPPKKVAEIFEMHHRAKTLKRQRIMSAGLPGNDEAIEVVQVATSWFPPDIVDAVPVLAEMETGVGGSKSRMAEAGFKQVRLREEVEVRAPTADEAAALGIPAEQAVLEITHKGITIEGRVVEVCIHVLPRAKWRLAYEWPIDSPEPG from the coding sequence GTGGCCACCAAGCAGAAGGAACCCGGGAAGGTCGAACGGATCGCATCCGAGATCCGGGACAAGATCGAGCGAGGCGCACTCGCACCTGGGTCGCGCCTGCCTGGCGTGCCTCAGCTCCAGAAGGAACACGGCATCGCGTACCAGACGGCCCGCGACATCTACGGCCTACTCGAGGACGAGGGCCTCGTGTTTTCGCGCCGCGGCAAGGGGACGTTCGTTTCCCTGGTAATCGGGAAGATCATCTCTGATCGCACCACCCGCTACCTGGCAGTACTCCGTGAGGCCGGTGGCGCAGCCGGGGCCTACGAGGCGGAGATGAGGGCGAGGGGACTCGACCCCAAGAACACCGTCGTCATCGACCGTGATGTGCCGCCCAAGAAGGTGGCCGAGATCTTCGAGATGCACCACCGTGCCAAGACTCTGAAGCGTCAGCGGATCATGTCCGCGGGTCTGCCTGGCAACGACGAAGCGATCGAGGTTGTCCAGGTGGCCACAAGCTGGTTCCCTCCGGACATAGTCGACGCAGTCCCCGTGCTTGCCGAGATGGAGACGGGAGTCGGAGGCAGCAAATCGCGTATGGCGGAAGCCGGCTTCAAGCAGGTGCGTCTTCGCGAGGAAGTCGAGGTCAGGGCCCCAACTGCTGACGAAGCTGCAGCACTGGGCATTCCGGCCGAACAGGCCGTCCTGGAGATCACGCACAAGGGGATCACCATCGAAGGCCGCGTTGTCGAGGTCTGCATCCACGTGCTGCCGCGAGCCAAGTGGCGACTCGCATATGAGTGGCCCATCGACTCCCCGGAACCCGGGTGA
- a CDS encoding UTRA domain-containing protein, whose translation MASNRIDETGTILRDASTRYTTAQREENGAHGAFDAELQRAGRTPRSEVSVSRAAAPADVAELLGIDGEVVVRSREMSDGDRLVQLATTYIPVDVAEAAGIEQVDTGVGGIISRMKEAGFDQGDAATEDIALRPATADEAARLGLPEGSDVLTIKHIGRTADGRVVEVTQHVLAKGWTLRFSVPLG comes from the coding sequence ATGGCTAGCAACCGCATCGACGAGACCGGCACGATCCTGCGCGACGCCAGCACCCGGTACACCACTGCCCAGCGTGAGGAGAACGGCGCGCACGGCGCGTTCGACGCTGAACTGCAGCGTGCCGGTCGTACGCCGCGTTCCGAGGTCTCCGTCAGCCGCGCGGCCGCCCCGGCCGACGTCGCCGAACTGCTGGGCATCGACGGCGAGGTTGTCGTCCGCTCCCGTGAGATGTCCGACGGCGATCGTCTGGTCCAACTCGCCACCACGTACATCCCCGTCGACGTTGCTGAGGCCGCTGGAATCGAGCAGGTCGACACCGGCGTGGGCGGCATCATCAGCCGCATGAAGGAGGCCGGTTTCGACCAGGGCGACGCCGCCACCGAGGACATCGCGCTGCGGCCGGCCACCGCAGACGAGGCTGCTCGCCTCGGTCTGCCGGAAGGCTCGGACGTTCTGACCATCAAGCACATCGGTCGCACGGCCGACGGACGGGTCGTTGAGGTGACCCAGCACGTACTGGCCAAGGGCTGGACGCTGCGATTCTCGGTCCCGCTGGGCTAA
- a CDS encoding DciA family protein: MNDQQPGGEGRIDLARVALRRAREDARLHRFTERAPVGGRRRVRGRTPPVLLGRALLDLFPAAEVSPMPAWSSVAGPLARHVAPAAFDSETGTLTLAASSVAWLTQTRLLADRLVRALNDVLGAGTVRQLHLVKKAPSTILPPPPPAPECLRVQPKPAVLPPDPAIEAALNRQAHQLPREATQFTHPG; encoded by the coding sequence GTGAACGACCAGCAGCCGGGCGGCGAAGGGCGGATCGATCTGGCGCGGGTGGCCCTGCGCCGCGCTCGTGAGGACGCCCGGCTGCACCGCTTCACCGAGCGTGCCCCCGTGGGCGGTCGTCGGCGCGTGCGAGGACGGACCCCGCCGGTCCTCCTCGGGCGAGCCCTGCTTGACCTATTCCCTGCGGCCGAGGTCTCACCGATGCCGGCCTGGTCTTCGGTAGCCGGCCCACTGGCCCGGCACGTGGCCCCTGCCGCGTTCGACTCCGAGACCGGAACGCTCACCCTGGCCGCGAGCTCTGTGGCCTGGCTGACCCAGACCAGGCTCCTGGCTGACCGTCTCGTGCGGGCGCTCAATGACGTGCTCGGAGCGGGTACGGTGCGCCAACTCCACCTAGTGAAGAAAGCCCCCTCCACGATCCTTCCGCCACCGCCACCGGCGCCCGAGTGTCTACGCGTACAACCGAAGCCGGCCGTGCTGCCGCCCGATCCCGCCATCGAGGCGGCCCTGAACCGACAGGCTCATCAACTCCCGCGCGAAGCAACCCAGTTCACCCACCCGGGGTAA
- the def gene encoding peptide deformylase — protein sequence MSVRHERSRSVDRRIRVQGRPVDTYPALPPEAERGSVRRVTVVGEEVLSRPCREVTEFGTPELSALIDDLFLTMYVADGAGLAANQVDVDLRLFVYDCPDDYGIRHVGHIINPVLDLPDPGSRRLIDDFEGCLSVPGAAMAVPRTDRAIARGFDKDGAPLVIEGMGYFARCLQHETDHLVGHTYLDRLSKRDRKDALRQMEGRREDVFAQRAIKAARLSQ from the coding sequence ATGTCTGTTCGTCACGAGCGGTCCCGTTCCGTCGACCGGCGAATCCGTGTGCAAGGCCGCCCAGTGGACACCTATCCGGCTCTGCCACCGGAGGCAGAACGGGGTTCGGTTCGCAGGGTCACGGTGGTGGGTGAGGAGGTGCTGAGCCGTCCGTGCCGGGAGGTGACCGAGTTCGGGACTCCGGAGTTGTCGGCGTTAATCGACGACCTGTTCCTGACCATGTATGTCGCCGACGGCGCCGGCCTGGCCGCCAACCAGGTTGACGTCGACCTGCGGCTGTTCGTGTATGACTGCCCGGACGACTATGGGATCCGGCATGTCGGTCACATCATCAACCCAGTTCTGGACCTGCCTGATCCGGGAAGTCGGCGACTCATTGACGACTTCGAGGGCTGTCTGTCCGTGCCCGGCGCCGCCATGGCGGTTCCCCGCACCGATCGTGCTATCGCCCGTGGGTTCGACAAGGACGGCGCCCCTCTCGTCATCGAGGGGATGGGTTACTTCGCCCGGTGTCTGCAGCACGAGACCGATCACCTCGTCGGCCACACGTATCTTGATCGGCTCTCCAAGCGGGACCGCAAGGACGCGTTGCGGCAGATGGAAGGCCGCCGGGAGGACGTCTTCGCCCAACGCGCGATCAAGGCCGCCCGCCTGAGCCAATGA
- a CDS encoding winged helix-turn-helix domain-containing protein — MTEDDVNTPDDQAASTGEELREHEVRTALLDLLAEVGTITATEAASQLGYSSGLCSFHLRQLARHGYIEEAPHRGGRARPWRLRQHTPAADGSMAEEQFGDLARGLEDESWQRWLTQRDEAPAEWRHDEAFSAVAYLTPEEMSRVADVIRRALLPYHDREQRPLARPDGARPVALITRLFPLLPHTADGADQD; from the coding sequence GTGACTGAAGATGACGTCAACACCCCGGACGACCAGGCAGCCAGCACCGGCGAAGAGTTGCGCGAGCACGAGGTCCGCACAGCCTTGCTGGACCTGCTCGCCGAAGTCGGCACCATCACGGCGACCGAAGCCGCCTCCCAGCTGGGCTACAGCTCCGGCCTCTGCTCATTTCACCTACGGCAACTCGCACGTCACGGATACATCGAAGAGGCACCCCACCGCGGGGGCCGCGCACGTCCCTGGCGTCTGAGGCAGCACACCCCCGCAGCCGACGGTTCCATGGCGGAGGAGCAGTTCGGCGACCTGGCCCGCGGGCTGGAGGACGAAAGTTGGCAGCGATGGCTGACCCAGCGAGACGAGGCGCCTGCCGAATGGCGTCACGACGAAGCCTTCAGTGCCGTCGCCTACCTGACACCCGAAGAGATGAGCCGGGTCGCGGACGTGATCCGACGAGCGCTCCTGCCCTACCACGACCGCGAACAACGTCCTCTGGCCCGGCCCGACGGCGCTCGACCGGTGGCTCTCATCACCCGACTGTTCCCCCTGCTTCCCCACACAGCAGACGGCGCGGACCAGGACTGA
- a CDS encoding NmrA family NAD(P)-binding protein, translating into MTYVIHGATGAQGAPVVAALAAAGRTVTALTRNPDAVVPGAQHVVAAGYSSAADLTDAYRGAEGIFVHLPVASEEDRQTYAHNILTAVGEARPDRVVFSTSGFAIDPAIGGAAATLAAGLADSGVSHAVIAPELYLENLLMPHVIGSVRERGVLPYPIRADFPVSWASHLDIADAAVALLDRTDVTGVVSVGQYPAITGPDLAEAFGARLGRDVVFDQITAEEFRTSMAPLIGDGPAADIAGAYQAMSAMPGRSIAPETSAQKLLGVTPRTTSQWLADIGL; encoded by the coding sequence ATGACCTACGTGATTCACGGCGCCACCGGCGCCCAGGGTGCCCCCGTCGTCGCCGCTCTCGCCGCCGCAGGCAGGACCGTCACCGCTCTGACCCGCAACCCCGACGCCGTCGTGCCCGGCGCGCAGCACGTCGTGGCCGCCGGCTACTCCTCCGCCGCCGACCTGACCGACGCCTACCGAGGTGCCGAGGGGATCTTCGTCCACCTGCCGGTGGCCTCGGAGGAGGACCGCCAGACCTACGCGCACAACATCCTCACCGCTGTCGGCGAGGCCAGGCCGGACCGCGTCGTGTTCTCCACCAGCGGCTTCGCCATCGATCCCGCCATCGGCGGTGCCGCCGCGACCCTGGCCGCCGGCCTGGCCGACAGCGGTGTATCCCACGCGGTCATCGCACCCGAGCTCTACCTCGAGAACCTGCTCATGCCGCACGTCATCGGCTCGGTCCGCGAGCGCGGCGTACTGCCCTACCCGATCCGAGCCGACTTCCCCGTCTCCTGGGCCTCCCACCTGGACATCGCCGACGCCGCCGTCGCCCTGCTCGACCGCACGGACGTCACCGGCGTGGTCTCCGTCGGCCAGTACCCGGCGATCACCGGGCCGGACCTGGCCGAAGCATTCGGCGCCAGGCTCGGACGGGACGTGGTCTTCGACCAGATCACCGCCGAGGAGTTCCGTACCTCGATGGCCCCCCTGATCGGGGACGGCCCGGCCGCTGATATCGCAGGGGCCTACCAGGCGATGAGTGCCATGCCCGGCCGCTCGATCGCACCGGAGACCTCCGCCCAGAAACTGCTGGGCGTCACCCCCCGGACCACAAGCCAGTGGCTGGCCGACATCGGCCTCTGA
- a CDS encoding helix-turn-helix domain-containing protein, which produces MTDPCLPECGVARFLTLLNGPWATLIVRELLHGPHRFNQLREALPGISPHTLTSRLRQFERHGIVTRTTYAEIPPRVEYALTPLGEGLREVLEAMGAWAMAVPEPESGVTA; this is translated from the coding sequence GTGACTGATCCCTGTCTTCCCGAGTGCGGTGTTGCCCGGTTCCTCACGCTGCTCAACGGGCCGTGGGCCACTCTGATCGTGCGCGAACTGCTGCATGGCCCCCACCGGTTCAACCAGCTGCGCGAGGCCCTGCCGGGCATCAGCCCGCATACCCTGACCAGCCGACTGCGCCAGTTCGAGCGGCACGGCATCGTCACTCGCACGACGTATGCGGAGATCCCGCCGCGTGTCGAGTACGCGCTGACCCCTCTCGGTGAGGGGCTGCGCGAGGTCCTGGAGGCCATGGGGGCGTGGGCCATGGCGGTGCCGGAGCCCGAGTCCGGCGTCACTGCCTGA
- a CDS encoding radical SAM protein, giving the protein MEPVEIEAKTLIQKSKTPSNDYVINPYTGCVIGCAYCFASFAGRQFGRSVKEWGDYLYVKKNAVELARKELAKMPQDKRRGTMLLSSVTDPYQGHETKYRLTRGILRELERVEYPGLVRILTKSPVVTRDIDLLTSLPRAEVGMTVTTTDDKVSRWLEVRAPLASRRLRTLAELNEAGIPTYAFVGPLLPHFATQPELLDDLFGRLVEAGVSEVFMEHINLKQYIRERMDQVLADEPEDVREAYLQARTKEHREHLDTIVPELLDKHGLRLRFEEVVHHDDNDTLRQRLASSA; this is encoded by the coding sequence ATGGAGCCGGTCGAGATCGAGGCGAAGACCCTGATCCAGAAGTCGAAGACCCCCTCGAACGACTACGTCATCAACCCCTACACCGGCTGCGTGATCGGCTGCGCCTACTGCTTCGCCAGCTTCGCCGGGCGCCAGTTCGGCCGGTCGGTCAAGGAGTGGGGCGACTACCTGTACGTGAAGAAGAACGCGGTCGAACTCGCCCGCAAGGAACTGGCGAAGATGCCGCAGGACAAGCGCCGGGGCACGATGCTGCTCAGCTCGGTCACCGACCCCTACCAGGGCCACGAGACGAAGTACCGGCTCACCCGCGGCATCCTGCGCGAACTGGAGAGGGTCGAGTATCCGGGCCTGGTCCGCATCCTCACCAAGTCACCTGTGGTCACCCGCGACATCGACCTGCTCACCAGCCTGCCCCGCGCCGAGGTCGGCATGACCGTGACCACCACCGACGACAAGGTCAGCCGCTGGCTGGAGGTCCGCGCCCCACTCGCCTCCCGCCGCCTGCGCACCCTCGCCGAACTCAACGAGGCGGGCATCCCCACCTACGCCTTCGTCGGCCCGCTCCTGCCCCACTTCGCCACCCAGCCCGAACTCCTCGACGACCTCTTCGGCCGGCTCGTCGAGGCAGGAGTCAGCGAGGTGTTCATGGAGCACATCAACCTCAAGCAGTACATCCGCGAACGCATGGACCAGGTCCTCGCCGACGAGCCCGAAGACGTCCGCGAGGCATACCTCCAGGCACGGACCAAGGAGCACCGCGAACACCTCGACACGATCGTGCCGGAGCTGCTCGACAAGCACGGGCTGAGGCTGCGCTTCGAGGAGGTCGTCCACCACGACGACAACGACACCCTGCGCCAGCGGCTCGCATCCTCGGCGTGA
- a CDS encoding VOC family protein, producing MTVPAFNSVAWFEFGTDQPEKAKEFYGELFDWQYVLNTNTPGVTYHSVMTPGAQQPTGGVWESEGDFPNYAIFYVFVQDVAATVERAEKLGAEVLMAPVSDSAGFTFARLKDTAGNHFGVFSVPAP from the coding sequence ATGACTGTTCCCGCCTTCAACTCGGTCGCCTGGTTCGAGTTCGGCACCGACCAGCCCGAGAAGGCCAAGGAGTTCTACGGCGAGCTCTTCGACTGGCAGTACGTCCTCAACACCAACACCCCGGGGGTCACCTATCACTCGGTGATGACGCCGGGCGCCCAGCAGCCGACCGGCGGCGTATGGGAGTCGGAGGGCGACTTCCCCAACTACGCGATCTTCTATGTCTTCGTCCAGGACGTCGCCGCGACCGTCGAGCGCGCCGAGAAGCTGGGCGCCGAGGTGCTCATGGCGCCGGTCTCCGACTCCGCGGGTTTTACCTTCGCCCGGCTCAAGGACACGGCGGGCAACCACTTCGGCGTGTTCTCCGTACCCGCCCCGTAA
- a CDS encoding MBL fold metallo-hydrolase, whose amino-acid sequence MSGASATSEKIPVRVYGGPTALVEYGGLRFVTDPTFDPPGEYPMPLPGDHKLVKTAPSPVTAADLGRVDAVLLSHDTHEDNLDNAGRALLAEVPVVFTTESGSGRLGGSARGLAFWQTAELKRPDGGTVTVTGVPARHGPVGCEPISGDVIGFMLTSDDLPSVYVSGDNAALEHVKEIAERFAPVDTAILFLGGARMPFAFDGALLTLDSALGAEAAKTLGARRVVPAHYDSWAHFQEGRAEIEAAFTEAGLADRLDFAR is encoded by the coding sequence ATGTCCGGCGCCAGCGCCACCAGCGAAAAGATCCCTGTCCGCGTCTACGGCGGCCCCACTGCCCTCGTCGAGTACGGCGGGCTCAGGTTCGTCACCGACCCGACCTTCGACCCGCCCGGCGAGTACCCGATGCCCCTCCCGGGCGACCACAAGCTGGTCAAGACCGCCCCCTCGCCGGTCACCGCCGCCGACCTCGGCCGCGTCGACGCCGTCCTGCTCTCCCACGACACGCACGAAGACAACCTCGACAACGCCGGGCGTGCCCTCCTGGCCGAGGTGCCGGTCGTCTTCACCACCGAGAGCGGCTCCGGCCGTCTGGGCGGCAGCGCCCGCGGTCTCGCCTTCTGGCAGACCGCCGAGCTCAAGCGGCCCGACGGCGGGACCGTGACCGTCACCGGCGTGCCCGCCCGGCACGGCCCCGTGGGCTGCGAGCCGATCTCCGGTGACGTCATCGGCTTCATGCTCACCTCCGACGACCTGCCCTCGGTCTACGTCAGCGGCGACAACGCCGCCCTGGAGCACGTCAAGGAGATCGCCGAGAGGTTCGCCCCGGTGGACACCGCGATCCTCTTCCTCGGCGGTGCCCGCATGCCCTTCGCCTTCGACGGCGCCCTGCTCACCCTCGACAGCGCCCTGGGCGCCGAGGCCGCCAAGACGCTCGGCGCCCGCCGCGTCGTCCCCGCGCACTACGACAGCTGGGCCCACTTCCAGGAAGGCCGCGCCGAGATCGAGGCCGCCTTCACCGAGGCCGGCCTGGCCGACCGCCTCGACTTCGCCCGATGA
- a CDS encoding nuclear transport factor 2 family protein, which yields MTTANLDLARAYFQAVQTGDMAALGGLLDEEIVWHQPGANQFSGNHKGQGAVFQMLGSMMEASQGTFAIDKIHSLMGNGDLVAATIHFTGRRGDTSMVMDGVDLLRIQNGKITEMWLFSSDQNAEDAFWGR from the coding sequence ATGACCACTGCGAACCTCGACCTGGCCCGCGCCTACTTCCAGGCCGTGCAGACCGGAGACATGGCCGCCCTCGGCGGCCTCCTCGACGAGGAGATCGTCTGGCACCAGCCCGGCGCCAACCAGTTCTCCGGCAACCACAAGGGCCAAGGCGCCGTCTTCCAGATGCTCGGCAGCATGATGGAGGCCAGCCAGGGCACCTTCGCCATCGACAAGATCCACTCGCTCATGGGAAACGGTGACCTGGTCGCCGCCACCATCCACTTCACCGGACGCCGCGGCGACACGTCCATGGTCATGGATGGCGTGGACCTCCTGCGGATCCAGAACGGCAAGATCACCGAGATGTGGCTCTTCTCCAGCGACCAGAACGCCGAAGACGCCTTCTGGGGCCGCTGA
- the istB gene encoding IS21-like element helper ATPase IstB: MSELTSNRIRATAVKLGLPHLAEALNQYIQRADEAKMGYLDLIDLVLAEELAVRDDRRFRNGLRLSKLPHHKTLEDYDFSFQPELDPRKVKDLATLSFVEDKANVALLGPPGVGKTHIAVALAVAACRAGYSIYFTSLDDMVRHLKAAEDQGRLMSKLTSYLRPAVLVVDEVGYQPLERAEANLVFQVISKRYEKGSIILTSNKTFGEWGQVFGDEVLATAILDRLLHHCEVVPINGNSYRLKNRLQAIERDTDVA, translated from the coding sequence TTGAGCGAGCTGACCAGCAATCGCATCCGCGCCACGGCCGTCAAGCTCGGCTTGCCGCACCTGGCCGAAGCCCTGAACCAGTACATCCAGCGGGCGGACGAGGCCAAGATGGGCTATCTCGATCTGATCGACCTGGTTCTGGCAGAGGAACTCGCGGTCCGTGACGACCGCCGCTTCCGCAACGGCCTGCGGCTGTCGAAGCTGCCACACCACAAGACGCTCGAGGACTACGACTTCTCCTTCCAGCCCGAGCTCGACCCGCGCAAGGTCAAAGACCTGGCCACCCTTTCCTTCGTCGAGGACAAGGCCAACGTCGCCCTGCTCGGGCCGCCCGGGGTCGGCAAGACACACATCGCTGTCGCGCTGGCCGTCGCAGCTTGTCGGGCGGGCTACTCGATCTACTTCACCAGCCTCGACGACATGGTCCGTCACCTCAAGGCCGCCGAGGATCAGGGGCGGTTGATGAGCAAGCTCACCAGCTACCTCCGCCCCGCCGTCCTCGTGGTCGACGAAGTGGGCTACCAACCCCTGGAACGGGCCGAGGCGAACCTGGTCTTCCAGGTCATCTCGAAGCGTTACGAGAAGGGCTCGATCATCCTGACCTCGAACAAGACCTTCGGCGAGTGGGGCCAGGTCTTCGGCGACGAGGTCCTGGCCACCGCGATCCTCGACCGCCTCCTGCACCACTGCGAGGTCGTCCCGATCAACGGCAACAGCTACCGGCTCAAGAACCGCCTCCAGGCCATCGAGCGGGACACTGACGTGGCCTGA